A section of the Triticum dicoccoides isolate Atlit2015 ecotype Zavitan chromosome 7A, WEW_v2.0, whole genome shotgun sequence genome encodes:
- the LOC119329755 gene encoding probable LRR receptor-like serine/threonine-protein kinase At1g14390, whose translation MASSSSHRRAGAPLLLLLFCCISTVITAQSQSQPQTTLQSSQAKALYRVCRLLGFPPALAALVKSPDPCALRPTPSLAVACSAGQVTALSVRGDRRPDPAWRTALPSNFSADALFTTLTRLPALSNLSLVALGLWGPLPGAKLLRLGALQALDLSANYLYGGVPEQVARMYSLQSLVLSGNWLNGTVPSLSGLAFLHELDLGRNRLDGAFPEVGKAVASLVLADNNFTGKIPAEVASLGQLRFLDVSRNRLEGWIPSAIFALPALRHINLSHNKLSGQLPASTACADALEFVDVSANRLIGARPACMRSNSSARTVLDAGNCFRDAKLQRPSTYCSPGALAALLPPPQGSGAEQGGGKGGGVGMVLGIVGGVVAGALLIAVVMVVVLRRVRKQHPGVMASPKSPLITPAKKGGGAAKVAQKIATPADKRHASQAAMVNTLEVPAYRVYTAEELQEATDNFASSNLIKKSPLAQHYNGQLQDGTRVLVKCLRLKPKYSAQSLSHYMEIISKFRHRHLVSIIGHCIVNDQENPTVASSVYLVSECVTNGSLRSHLTEWRKREMLKWPQRVTAAIGIARGIQFLHNVTAPEIVQNDLNIETILLDKTLTSKISDFSLPMISTSKNGKLFSENPFAVDGENDHGSAQPAEHGDRDDIYQFGQILLEVITGKPTASQSELESLRAQLSEALAEDPDMLKDMADPTVRGTFAVDSLSKVTEVALNCTAGDPSERPSVDDVLWNLQYSMQVQDGWASSESLSLSVKSQAQ comes from the exons ATGGCGTCCTCCTCGTCCCATCGCAGGGCCGGCGCTCCGCTCCTCCTGCTGCTCTTCTGCTGCATTTCCACGGTGATCACCGCGCAGTCCCAGTCGCAGCCGCAGACGACGCTGCAGTCCTCGCAGGCCAAGGCGCTCTACCGCGTGTGCCGCCTCCTGGGCTTCCCGCCGGCGCTGGCCGCGCTCGTCAAGTCCCCCGACCCCTGCGCGCTGCGGCCCACGCCGTCGCTCGCCGTGGCCTGCTCGGCCGGCCAGGTCACGGCGCTCTCCGTGCGCGGCGACCGCCGGCCCGACCCGGCGTGGCGCACCGCGCTGCCGTCCAACTTCTCCGCCGACGCGCTCTTCACCACGCTCACCCGCCTCCCGGCGCTCTCCAACCTCTCGCTCGTCGCGCTCGGCCTCTGGGGCCCGCTCCCGGGCGCCAAGCTGCTCCGCCTCGGCGCGCTGCAGGCGCTCGACCTCAGCGCCAACTACCTATACGGCGGCGTGCCCGAGCAGGTGGCGCGCATGTACTCGCTGCAGAGCCTCGTGCTGTCCGGGAACTGGCTCAACGGCACCGTGCCGTCCCTCTCCGGGCTCGCCTTCCTCCACGAGCTCGACCTGGGCCGGAACAGGCTCGACGGCGCGTTCCCGGAGGTGGGGAAGGCGGTGGCGAGCCTCGTCCTCGCCGACAACAACTTCACCGGGAAGATCCCGGCGGAGGTGGCCTCTCTCGGCCAGCTCCGGTTCCTGGACGTGTCACGGAACCGGCTGGAGGGGTGGATCCCCTCCGCCATCTTCGCGCTCCCCGCGCTGCGGCACATCAACCTGTCGCACAACAAGCTCTCCGGGCAGCTGCCGGCGAGCACGGCGTGCGCGGACGCGCTGGAGTTCGTCGACGTCTCCGCCAACCGGCTCATCGGCGCGCGCCCGGCGTGCATGCGGTCCAACTCGTCGGCGCGCACGGTGCTCGACGCGGGCAATTGCTTCCGCGACGCGAAGCTGCAGCGGCCGAGCACCTACTGCAGCCCGGGGGCGCTCGCCGccctgctgccgccgccgcagggGAGCGGCGCCGAGCAGGGTGGGGGCAAAGGTGGCGGGGTGGGGATGGTTCTTGGCATTGTGGGCGGCGTCGTGGCAGGCGCGTTGCTTATcgcggtggtgatggtggtggtgctgAGGAGGGTGAGGAAGCAGCACCCCGGGGTGATGGCCTCGCCCAAGTCGCCGTTGATAACGCCggcgaagaaggggggcggtgcagCGAAGGTGGCCCAGAAGATTGCCACCCCTGCCGATAAGA GGCACGCATCCCAAGCCGCCATGGTAAATACGCTGGAAGTACCAGCGTATCGCGTATATACCGCGGAGGAGCTCCAAGAAGCCACGGACAACTTTGCATCCTCCAACTTGATCAAGAAGAGCCCCCTTGCACAG CATTACAACGGTCAGCTTCAAGATGGCACAAGAGTTTTGGTGAAATGTCTCAGACTAAAGCCAAAGTATTCTGCTCAGAGCCTGTCCCATTACATGGAGATAATTTCTAAGTTCCGCCACCGCCACTTGGTTAGCATCATTGGCCATTGCATTGTCAATGACCAGGAAAATCCTACTGTTGCTAGCTCGGTATACCTCGTTTCTGAATGCGTAACAAATGGATCTCTAAGAAGCCACCTTACCG AGTGGAGGAAGCGCGAAATGCTGAAATGGCCGCAGCGGGTTACTGCTGCCATTGGTATCGCGAGAGGGATCCAGTTCTTGCACAATGTGACTGCCCCAGAAATTGTACAGAATGATCTCAACATTGAAACTATTCTGCTGGACAAGACCCTCACGTCGAAAATTAGTGACTTCAGTCTCCCCATGATATCAACCAGCAAGAATGGCAAG CTATTCTCTGAAAACCCTTTCGCTGTCGACGGGGAAAACGACCATGGCAG CGCTCAACCTGCAGAACATGGGGACAGGGATGACATATACCAGTTCGGCCAAATCCTTCTCGAGGTGATCACAGGCAAACCAACGGCGTCGCAAAGCGAGCTGGAATCCCTCAGAGCTCAG CTGAGCGAGGCCCTGGCCGAAGACCCGGACATGCTGAAAGACATGGCCGACCCGACGGTCCGCGGCACGTTCGCGGTGGACTCCCTGAGCAAGGTGACTGAGGTGGCCCTCAACTGCACGGCCGGTGACCCGAGCGAGCGGCCTTCCGTCGACGACGTGCTCTGGAACCTGCAGTACTCCATGCAGGTGCAGGACGGGTGGGCGAGCAGCGAGAGCTTGAGCTTGAGCGTCAAATCACAGGCGCAGTGA
- the LOC119334227 gene encoding uncharacterized protein LOC119334227, whose protein sequence is MTILSKDAPAEISHPAHPEHKLKLTAAGAAEFQCDVCKELGAGDRYTCRPCDFDLHSDCALAEATLAHPLLKGRELQLRYGDDGGRTCGACGGKVLGLHYHCAAKMGMDLHPCCAALPLAIPQEELTLELRKEASHRCSSCRERGRGRTWFYRSTCKTVYLHVACVREIARRSRAAGDGSSTDPFASVKDAALQIYRAKRDESELERVILELVLGG, encoded by the coding sequence ATGACTATTCTCTCCAAGGATGCACCTGCGGAGATCTCCCACCCCGCCCACCCGGAGCACAAGCTGAAGCTGACGGCCGCCGGCGCGGCGGAGTTCCAGTGCGACGTCTGCAAGGAGCTAGGCGCCGGGGACCGGTACACGTGCCGGCCCTGTGACTTCGACCTCCACAGCGACTGCGCCCTCGCAGAGGCCACGCTGGCGCACCCATTGCTCAAGGGCAGAGAGCTCCAGCTCCGCTACGGCGACGACGGCGGCAGGACATGTGGCGCCTGCGGCGGGAAGGTACTCGGGCTGCACTACCACTGCGCCGCCAAGATGGGCATGGACCTCCACCCGTGCTGCGCGGCGCTGCCGCTGGCGATCCCCCAGGAGGAGCTCACGCTCGAGCTCCGGAAGGAGGCGTCTCACCGGTGCAGCAGCTGCCGGGAGAGAGGCAGGGGCAGGACCTGGTTCTACCGCTCCACCTGCAAGACCGTGTACCTGCACGTCGCCTGCGTCAGAGAGATCGCTCGCCGGAGCCGTGCCGCCGGCGACGGCTCGAGCACCGATCCGTTCGCTTCCGTCAAGGACGCGGCGCTGCAGATCTACCGCGCAAAGAGGGACGAGAGTGAGTTGGAGCGCGTCATTCTCGAGCTGGTTCTTGGAGGTTGA